One part of the Oncorhynchus keta strain PuntledgeMale-10-30-2019 unplaced genomic scaffold, Oket_V2 Un_contig_21807_pilon_pilon, whole genome shotgun sequence genome encodes these proteins:
- the LOC127921239 gene encoding uncharacterized protein LOC127921239, which yields MTAKCVFYMDDVNILCTDLLSVDRTLDRTDWYGRASGARLNRDKTEAQFFGPWADPDLTRLPLTVKLTDIRVLGVKFDQEGGGSGNWSGILGTVRQRLGFWGLRQLTFEGKVLIIKAVILPVLLLISSVFIPPRRSILALERMLFYFLWGSKWERLRREVVKRPRSKGGKGLPDLYLFLGSRYTALHLTLATSPVNNKTQALARFWLGSYLRTLRLIPVDLRAPVSFLLPTHYVQLQKFLRHFKLEKEAVTVLTKHRSLLSLVQEREPVCPVRGLAIGEPTTVWRNVAHPALLNRHRDLSWMVAHEILPVRAVMHSRGMARTSACPRPGCGQEESVRHMLWECRAARDLWKEAGPLTTSCLPAGEDLTPQLVLYGVGRRPIPPKAFTKFWPTLTCLKEALWSSRNLLVAKKKVTTPRQWPW from the coding sequence ATGACCGCCAAGTGCGTATTTTACATGGACGACGTCAACATTTTATGCACTGACCTTTTATCCGTCGACAGGACTCTGGACAGGACTGACTGGTACGGACGAGCCTCTGGGGCGAGACTGAACAGAGACAAGACAGAGGCCCAATTCTTCGGACCGTGGGCAGACCCAGACTTGACCAGACTACCTTTGACAGTCAAACTGACGGACATAAGGGTACTGGGGGTAAAGTTTGaccaggagggaggagggagtgggaaCTGGAGTGGGATCCTGGGGACAGTAAGACAGAGACTGGGTTTTTGGGGACTACGACAGCTGACTTTTGAGGGCAAGGTTTTAATCATAAAAGCTGTGATTTTACCTGTGCTTTTATTAATCAGTTCTGTTTTTATCCCCCCCCGAAGGAGTATTTTAGCCCTGGAGCGGATGCTGTTTTACTTTCTGTGGGGAAGCAAGTgggagaggctgaggagggagGTGGTCAAGAGGCCCAGGTCCAAGGGGGGGAAAGGCTTGCCTGACCTCTACTTGTTCCTGGGCAGCCGCTACACAGCGTTACATCTGACTCTGGCCACCTCCCCGGTCAATAACAAGACACAGGCCCTCGCACGGTTCTGGCTGGGATCTTACCTCAGGACTCTGAGGCTGATCCCAGTCGACCTGCGAGCCCCAGTCTCTTTCCTGCTCCCCACCCACTACGTCCAGCTCCAGAAATTTTTAAGACATTTCAAACTGGAAAAGGAAGCAGTCACGGTTTTAACTAAacaccgctctcttctctctcttgtgcAGGAACGGGAACCAGTGTGTCCAGTGCGCGGGCTCGCTATAGGCGAGCCCACAACGGTCTGGCGCAACGTGGCCCATCCTGCACTCCTGAATCGGCATCGGGACCTGTCCTGGATGGTCGCCCACGAGATCCTCCCGGTCAGGGCCGTTATGCACTCACGGGGCATGGCGAGGACATCCGCGTGCCCCCGACCGGGCTGCGGCCAAGAGGAGTCGGTGAGGCACATGCTCTGGGAGTGCAGAGCCGCCAGGGACCTGTGGAAGGAAGCAGGCCCCCTGACCACCTCGTGTCTGCCAGCAGGGGAGGACCTAACACCTCAGCTCGTGCTGTACGGGGTGGGCCGAAGGCCCATCCCACCGAAGGCCTTCACCAAGTTCTGGCCCACCCTCACGTGTCTGAAGGAAGCACTGTGGTCCTCCCGTAACCTGCTGGTAGCAAAAAAAAAAGTGACCACCCCCAGGCAGTGGCCATGGTAG